From Ovis canadensis isolate MfBH-ARS-UI-01 breed Bighorn chromosome 10, ARS-UI_OviCan_v2, whole genome shotgun sequence, a single genomic window includes:
- the SUPT20H gene encoding transcription factor SPT20 homolog isoform X6 gives MQQTLELALDRAEYVIESARQRPPKRKYLSSGRKSIFQKLYDLYIEECEKEPEVKKLRRNVNLLEKLVMQETLSCLVVNLYPGNEGYSLMLRGKNGSDSETIRLPYEEGELLEYLDAEELPPILVDLLEKSQVNIFHCGCVIAEIRDYRQSSNMKSPGYQSRHILLRPTMQTLICDVHSITSDNHKWTQEDKLLLESQLILATAEPLCLDPSIAVTCTANRLLYNRQKMNTRPMKRCFKRYSRSSLNRQQDMSHGPPPPQLKLLDFLQKRKERKAGQHYDLKISKAGNCVDMWKRSPCNLAVPSEVDVEKYAKVEKSIKSDDSQPTVWPAHDVKDDYIFECEAGNQYQKTKLTILQSLGDPLYYGKIQPCKEDEESDSPMSPSQFVIGSKTDAERVVNQYQELVQNEAKCPVKMSHSSSGSASLSQLSPGKETEQPETVSVQSSVLGKGVKHRPPPIKLPSTSGNSSSGNYFTPQQASSFLKSPTPPPASKPPSLSRKSSVDLNQVSMLSPAALSPASSSQRSGTPKPSTPTPTPSSTPHPPDAQSSTPITPSATPTPQDSGFTPQPTLLTQFAQQQKSLSQAMPVTTIPLSTMVTSITTGTTATQVMANSAGLNFINVVGSVCGAQALMSGSNPMLGCNTGAITPAGINLSGLLPSGGLLPNALPGAMQTASQAGVPFGLKNTSSLRPLNLLQLPGGSLIFNTLQQQQQQQLSQFTPQQPQPQQPTTSSPQQPGEQGSEQSLTSQEQALSAQHAAVINLAGVGSFMHSQAAVLSQLGSAENRPEQSLPQQRLQLSSAFQQQQQQIQQLRFLQHQMAMAAAAAQTAQLHRHRHTGSQSKSKVKRGTPATPKF, from the exons aaattaagaagaaatgtGAACTTATTAGAGAAGCTTGTTATGCAAGAGACATTGTCATGTTTAGTGGTCAACCTATACCCGGGAAATGAGGGATATTCTCTGATgctcaggggaaaaaatggatCAG attctGAGACCATTCGACTGCCTTATGAAGAGGGAGAATTGCTTGAATACTTGGATGCAGAAGAATTACCTCCAATTTTGGTTGATCTCCTAGAAAAATCTCAG gttaatatttttcattgtggATGCGTCATAGCAGAAATACGTGACTATAGGCAGTCCAGTAACATGAAATCTCCTGGTTACCAAAGTAGGCACATTCTGTTACGTCCAACAATGCAG ACTTTAATCTGTGATGTACATTCAATAACAAGTGATAACCATAAGTGGACCCAG GAAGACAAACTTTTGCTTGAGAGCCAATTGATTCTGGCTACAGCGGAGCCGCTGTGTCTTGATCCTTCCATAGCTGTCACCTGCACTGCAAACAGACTGCTCTATAACAGGCAAAAGATGAACACACGCCCAATGAAACG ATGTTTCAAGAGATATTCCAGGTCCTCTCTGAATCGGCAACAGGATATGTCTCATGGTCCACCTCCTCCTCAGCTAAAATTACTTGATTTcttacaaaaaagaaaggaaagaaaagcaggtCAGCATTATGACCTCAAAATTTCTAAAGCAGGAAAT tgtgTAGATATGTGGAAACGGAGTCCCTGTAATTTGGCTGTACCTTCTGAGGTGGAT GTGGAAAAATATGCCAAAGTAGAAAAATCTATCAAGTCTGATGACTCACAACCAACAGTCTGGCCAGCCCAT GATGTAAAAGATGATTATATATTTGAATGTGAAGCTGGTAATCAGTATCAGAAAACAAAGCTGACCATTTTGCAGTCACTTGGTGATCCACTTTACTATGGTAAAATCCAGCCATGTAAAGAAGATGAGGAGAGTGACAGTCCGATGTCACCGTCCCA GTTCGTTATTGGatcaaagactgatgctgagag AGTAGTCAATCAGTACCAGGAATTGGTCCAGAATGAAGCCAAATGTCCAGTGAAGATGTCACATAGCTCCAGTGGCTCAGCCAGCTTGAGTCAGCTTTCTCCAGGGAAAGAAACAGAA CAGCCTGAGACCGTGTCAGTTCAGTCTTCAGTACTGGGGAAGGGAGTGAAACATCGACCTCCACCCATCAAACTTCCCTCAACCTCAGGAAATAGTTCCTCAG GTAACTATTTTACACCACAACAGGCCAGCAGCTTTCTTAAATCTCCAACTCCTCCTCCTGCTTCTAAGCCACCAAGTCTTTCTCGGAAGTCATCCGTGGATCTTAATCAAGTTAGCATGCTTTCTCCAGCTGCCCTGTCACCTGCCAGTTCATCACAAA GATCTGGAACTCCTAAGCCATCTACTCCTACACCAACCCCTTCATCGACCCCACACCCTCCTGATGCTCAGAGCTCAACTCCTATTACCCCTTCAGCTACCCCTACTCCCCAAGATTCAGGCTTCACCCCTCAGCCCACTTTGTTAACTCAGTTTGCTCAGCAGCAAAAGTCTCTGAGCCAGGCAATGCCTGTAACGACCATTCCTCTTTCCACCATGGTAACATCTATAACTACAGGAACCACAGCCACCCAGGTCATGGCAAACTCTGCTGGACTTAACTTCATCAATGTAGTGGGCTCTGTTTG TGGAGCTCAAGCTTTGATGAGTGGTTCAAACCCTATGCTGGGCTGTAACACTGGTGCCATAACTCCTGCAGGAATAAACCTGAGTGGCCTTCTACCCTCAGGGGGTCTGCTACCAAATGCATTGCCGGGTGCAATGCAGACAGCCTCTCAAGCag GTGTTccatttggtttaaaaaatacttcaagtctcaggcccttaaatctactcCAG CTTCCAGGCGGCTCGCTCATTTTTAACACtctgcagcaacagcagcagcagcagctctcccaGTTTACACCGCAGCAGCCTCAGCCCCAGCAACCCACAACTTCTAGTCCTCAACAGCCTGGGGAGCAG ggttctgaacaaagttTGACCAGTCAAGAACAAGCCTTATCTGCTCAGCATGCTGCAGTTATTAACCTTGCCGGAGTAGGAAGCTTTATGCATTCACAGGCAGCTG TGTTGTCTCAGCTTGGCTCTGCCGAGAACAGACCTGagcaaagccttcctcagcagagACTCCAGCTCTCCTCTGCCtttcaacagcagcagcaacagatccAA CAGTTACGATTCTTGCAGCATCAAATGGctatggcagcagcagcagcacaaacaGCTCAGCTACATCGTCATCGGCACACAGGCAGCCAGTCAAAAAGTAAAGTGAAGAGAGGCACACCAGCCACTCCAAAATTCTGA
- the SUPT20H gene encoding transcription factor SPT20 homolog isoform X12 yields the protein MQQTLELALDRAEYVIESARQRPPKRKYLSSGRKSIFQKLYDLYIEECEKEPEVKKLRRNVNLLEKLVMQETLSCLVVNLYPGNEGYSLMLRGKNGSDSETIRLPYEEGELLEYLDAEELPPILVDLLEKSQVNIFHCGCVIAEIRDYRQSSNMKSPGYQSRHILLRPTMQTLICDVHSITSDNHKWTQEDKLLLESQLILATAEPLCLDPSIAVTCTANRLLYNRQKMNTRPMKRCFKRYSRSSLNRQQDMSHGPPPPQLKLLDFLQKRKERKAGQHYDLKISKAGNCVDMWKRSPCNLAVPSEVDVEKYAKVEKSIKSDDSQPTVWPAHDVKDDYIFECEAGNQYQKTKLTILQSLGDPLYYGKIQPCKEDEESDSPMSPSQFVIGSKTDAERVVNQYQELVQNEAKCPVKMSHSSSGSASLSQLSPGKETEQPETVSVQSSVLGKGVKHRPPPIKLPSTSGNSSSGNYFTPQQASSFLKSPTPPPASKPPSLSRKSSVDLNQVSMLSPAALSPASSSQRSGTPKPSTPTPTPSSTPHPPDAQSSTPITPSATPTPQDSGFTPQPTLLTQFAQQQKSLSQAMPVTTIPLSTMVTSITTGTTATQVMANSAGLNFINVVGSVCGAQALMSGSNPMLGCNTGAITPAGINLSGLLPSGGLLPNALPGAMQTASQAGVPFGLKNTSSLRPLNLLQLPGGSLIFNTLQQQQQQQLSQFTPQQPQPQQPTTSSPQQPGEQGSEQSLTSQEQALSAQHAAVINLAGVGSFMHSQAAAVTILAASNGYGSSSSTNSSATSSSAHRQPVKK from the exons aaattaagaagaaatgtGAACTTATTAGAGAAGCTTGTTATGCAAGAGACATTGTCATGTTTAGTGGTCAACCTATACCCGGGAAATGAGGGATATTCTCTGATgctcaggggaaaaaatggatCAG attctGAGACCATTCGACTGCCTTATGAAGAGGGAGAATTGCTTGAATACTTGGATGCAGAAGAATTACCTCCAATTTTGGTTGATCTCCTAGAAAAATCTCAG gttaatatttttcattgtggATGCGTCATAGCAGAAATACGTGACTATAGGCAGTCCAGTAACATGAAATCTCCTGGTTACCAAAGTAGGCACATTCTGTTACGTCCAACAATGCAG ACTTTAATCTGTGATGTACATTCAATAACAAGTGATAACCATAAGTGGACCCAG GAAGACAAACTTTTGCTTGAGAGCCAATTGATTCTGGCTACAGCGGAGCCGCTGTGTCTTGATCCTTCCATAGCTGTCACCTGCACTGCAAACAGACTGCTCTATAACAGGCAAAAGATGAACACACGCCCAATGAAACG ATGTTTCAAGAGATATTCCAGGTCCTCTCTGAATCGGCAACAGGATATGTCTCATGGTCCACCTCCTCCTCAGCTAAAATTACTTGATTTcttacaaaaaagaaaggaaagaaaagcaggtCAGCATTATGACCTCAAAATTTCTAAAGCAGGAAAT tgtgTAGATATGTGGAAACGGAGTCCCTGTAATTTGGCTGTACCTTCTGAGGTGGAT GTGGAAAAATATGCCAAAGTAGAAAAATCTATCAAGTCTGATGACTCACAACCAACAGTCTGGCCAGCCCAT GATGTAAAAGATGATTATATATTTGAATGTGAAGCTGGTAATCAGTATCAGAAAACAAAGCTGACCATTTTGCAGTCACTTGGTGATCCACTTTACTATGGTAAAATCCAGCCATGTAAAGAAGATGAGGAGAGTGACAGTCCGATGTCACCGTCCCA GTTCGTTATTGGatcaaagactgatgctgagag AGTAGTCAATCAGTACCAGGAATTGGTCCAGAATGAAGCCAAATGTCCAGTGAAGATGTCACATAGCTCCAGTGGCTCAGCCAGCTTGAGTCAGCTTTCTCCAGGGAAAGAAACAGAA CAGCCTGAGACCGTGTCAGTTCAGTCTTCAGTACTGGGGAAGGGAGTGAAACATCGACCTCCACCCATCAAACTTCCCTCAACCTCAGGAAATAGTTCCTCAG GTAACTATTTTACACCACAACAGGCCAGCAGCTTTCTTAAATCTCCAACTCCTCCTCCTGCTTCTAAGCCACCAAGTCTTTCTCGGAAGTCATCCGTGGATCTTAATCAAGTTAGCATGCTTTCTCCAGCTGCCCTGTCACCTGCCAGTTCATCACAAA GATCTGGAACTCCTAAGCCATCTACTCCTACACCAACCCCTTCATCGACCCCACACCCTCCTGATGCTCAGAGCTCAACTCCTATTACCCCTTCAGCTACCCCTACTCCCCAAGATTCAGGCTTCACCCCTCAGCCCACTTTGTTAACTCAGTTTGCTCAGCAGCAAAAGTCTCTGAGCCAGGCAATGCCTGTAACGACCATTCCTCTTTCCACCATGGTAACATCTATAACTACAGGAACCACAGCCACCCAGGTCATGGCAAACTCTGCTGGACTTAACTTCATCAATGTAGTGGGCTCTGTTTG TGGAGCTCAAGCTTTGATGAGTGGTTCAAACCCTATGCTGGGCTGTAACACTGGTGCCATAACTCCTGCAGGAATAAACCTGAGTGGCCTTCTACCCTCAGGGGGTCTGCTACCAAATGCATTGCCGGGTGCAATGCAGACAGCCTCTCAAGCag GTGTTccatttggtttaaaaaatacttcaagtctcaggcccttaaatctactcCAG CTTCCAGGCGGCTCGCTCATTTTTAACACtctgcagcaacagcagcagcagcagctctcccaGTTTACACCGCAGCAGCCTCAGCCCCAGCAACCCACAACTTCTAGTCCTCAACAGCCTGGGGAGCAG ggttctgaacaaagttTGACCAGTCAAGAACAAGCCTTATCTGCTCAGCATGCTGCAGTTATTAACCTTGCCGGAGTAGGAAGCTTTATGCATTCACAGGCAGCTG CAGTTACGATTCTTGCAGCATCAAATGGctatggcagcagcagcagcacaaacaGCTCAGCTACATCGTCATCGGCACACAGGCAGCCAGTCAAAAAGTAA
- the SUPT20H gene encoding transcription factor SPT20 homolog isoform X16 encodes MQQTLELALDRAEYVIESARQRPPKRKYLSSGRKSIFQKLYDLYIEECEKEPEVKKLRRNVNLLEKLVMQETLSCLVVNLYPGNEGYSLMLRGKNGSDSETIRLPYEEGELLEYLDAEELPPILVDLLEKSQVNIFHCGCVIAEIRDYRQSSNMKSPGYQSRHILLRPTMQTLICDVHSITSDNHKWTQEDKLLLESQLILATAEPLCLDPSIAVTCTANRLLYNRQKMNTRPMKRCFKRYSRSSLNRQQDMSHGPPPPQLKLLDFLQKRKERKAGQHYDLKISKAGNCVDMWKRSPCNLAVPSEVDVEKYAKVEKSIKSDDSQPTVWPAHDVKDDYIFECEAGNQYQKTKLTILQSLGDPLYYGKIQPCKEDEESDSPMSPSHFSTDDHSNWFVIGSKTDAERVVNQYQELVQNEAKCPVKMSHSSSGSASLSQLSPGKETEQPETVSVQSSVLGKGVKHRPPPIKLPSTSGNSSSGNYFTPQQASSFLKSPTPPPASKPPSLSRKSSVDLNQVSMLSPAALSPASSSQRTTATQVMANSAGLNFINVVGSVCGAQALMSGSNPMLGCNTGAITPAGINLSGLLPSGGLLPNALPGAMQTASQAGVPFGLKNTSSLRPLNLLQLPGGSLIFNTLQQQQQQQLSQFTPQQPQPQQPTTSSPQQPGEQGSEQSLTSQEQALSAQHAAVINLAGVGSFMHSQAAVLSQLGSAENRPEQSLPQQRLQLSSAFQQQQQQIQQLRFLQHQMAMAAAAAQTAQLHRHRHTGSQSKSKVKRGTPATPKF; translated from the exons aaattaagaagaaatgtGAACTTATTAGAGAAGCTTGTTATGCAAGAGACATTGTCATGTTTAGTGGTCAACCTATACCCGGGAAATGAGGGATATTCTCTGATgctcaggggaaaaaatggatCAG attctGAGACCATTCGACTGCCTTATGAAGAGGGAGAATTGCTTGAATACTTGGATGCAGAAGAATTACCTCCAATTTTGGTTGATCTCCTAGAAAAATCTCAG gttaatatttttcattgtggATGCGTCATAGCAGAAATACGTGACTATAGGCAGTCCAGTAACATGAAATCTCCTGGTTACCAAAGTAGGCACATTCTGTTACGTCCAACAATGCAG ACTTTAATCTGTGATGTACATTCAATAACAAGTGATAACCATAAGTGGACCCAG GAAGACAAACTTTTGCTTGAGAGCCAATTGATTCTGGCTACAGCGGAGCCGCTGTGTCTTGATCCTTCCATAGCTGTCACCTGCACTGCAAACAGACTGCTCTATAACAGGCAAAAGATGAACACACGCCCAATGAAACG ATGTTTCAAGAGATATTCCAGGTCCTCTCTGAATCGGCAACAGGATATGTCTCATGGTCCACCTCCTCCTCAGCTAAAATTACTTGATTTcttacaaaaaagaaaggaaagaaaagcaggtCAGCATTATGACCTCAAAATTTCTAAAGCAGGAAAT tgtgTAGATATGTGGAAACGGAGTCCCTGTAATTTGGCTGTACCTTCTGAGGTGGAT GTGGAAAAATATGCCAAAGTAGAAAAATCTATCAAGTCTGATGACTCACAACCAACAGTCTGGCCAGCCCAT GATGTAAAAGATGATTATATATTTGAATGTGAAGCTGGTAATCAGTATCAGAAAACAAAGCTGACCATTTTGCAGTCACTTGGTGATCCACTTTACTATGGTAAAATCCAGCCATGTAAAGAAGATGAGGAGAGTGACAGTCCGATGTCACCGTCCCA CTTCTCCACAGATGATCATTCAaattg GTTCGTTATTGGatcaaagactgatgctgagag AGTAGTCAATCAGTACCAGGAATTGGTCCAGAATGAAGCCAAATGTCCAGTGAAGATGTCACATAGCTCCAGTGGCTCAGCCAGCTTGAGTCAGCTTTCTCCAGGGAAAGAAACAGAA CAGCCTGAGACCGTGTCAGTTCAGTCTTCAGTACTGGGGAAGGGAGTGAAACATCGACCTCCACCCATCAAACTTCCCTCAACCTCAGGAAATAGTTCCTCAG GTAACTATTTTACACCACAACAGGCCAGCAGCTTTCTTAAATCTCCAACTCCTCCTCCTGCTTCTAAGCCACCAAGTCTTTCTCGGAAGTCATCCGTGGATCTTAATCAAGTTAGCATGCTTTCTCCAGCTGCCCTGTCACCTGCCAGTTCATCACAAA GAACCACAGCCACCCAGGTCATGGCAAACTCTGCTGGACTTAACTTCATCAATGTAGTGGGCTCTGTTTG TGGAGCTCAAGCTTTGATGAGTGGTTCAAACCCTATGCTGGGCTGTAACACTGGTGCCATAACTCCTGCAGGAATAAACCTGAGTGGCCTTCTACCCTCAGGGGGTCTGCTACCAAATGCATTGCCGGGTGCAATGCAGACAGCCTCTCAAGCag GTGTTccatttggtttaaaaaatacttcaagtctcaggcccttaaatctactcCAG CTTCCAGGCGGCTCGCTCATTTTTAACACtctgcagcaacagcagcagcagcagctctcccaGTTTACACCGCAGCAGCCTCAGCCCCAGCAACCCACAACTTCTAGTCCTCAACAGCCTGGGGAGCAG ggttctgaacaaagttTGACCAGTCAAGAACAAGCCTTATCTGCTCAGCATGCTGCAGTTATTAACCTTGCCGGAGTAGGAAGCTTTATGCATTCACAGGCAGCTG TGTTGTCTCAGCTTGGCTCTGCCGAGAACAGACCTGagcaaagccttcctcagcagagACTCCAGCTCTCCTCTGCCtttcaacagcagcagcaacagatccAA CAGTTACGATTCTTGCAGCATCAAATGGctatggcagcagcagcagcacaaacaGCTCAGCTACATCGTCATCGGCACACAGGCAGCCAGTCAAAAAGTAAAGTGAAGAGAGGCACACCAGCCACTCCAAAATTCTGA
- the SUPT20H gene encoding transcription factor SPT20 homolog isoform X8, whose amino-acid sequence MQQTLELALDRAEYVIESARQRPPKRKYLSSGRKSIFQKLYDLYIEECEKEPEVKKLRRNVNLLEKLVMQETLSCLVVNLYPGNEGYSLMLRGKNGSDSETIRLPYEEGELLEYLDAEELPPILVDLLEKSQVNIFHCGCVIAEIRDYRQSSNMKSPGYQSRHILLRPTMQTLICDVHSITSDNHKWTQEDKLLLESQLILATAEPLCLDPSIAVTCTANRLLYNRQKMNTRPMKRCFKRYSRSSLNRQQDMSHGPPPPQLKLLDFLQKRKERKAGQHYDLKISKAGNCVDMWKRSPCNLAVPSEVDVEKYAKVEKSIKSDDSQPTVWPAHDVKDDYIFECEAGNQYQKTKLTILQSLGDPLYYGKIQPCKEDEESDSPMSPSHFSTDDHSNWFVIGSKTDAERVVNQYQELVQNEAKCPVKMSHSSSGSASLSQLSPGKETEQPETVSVQSSVLGKGVKHRPPPIKLPSTSGNSSSGNYFTPQQASSFLKSPTPPPASKPPSLSRKSSVDLNQVSMLSPAALSPASSSQRSGTPKPSTPTPTPSSTPHPPDAQSSTPITPSATPTPQDSGFTPQPTLLTQFAQQQKSLSQAMPVTTIPLSTMVTSITTGTTATQVMANSAGLNFINVVGSVCGAQALMSGSNPMLGCNTGAITPAGINLSGLLPSGGLLPNALPGAMQTASQAGVPFGLKNTSSLRPLNLLQLPGGSLIFNTLQQQQQQQLSQFTPQQPQPQQPTTSSPQQPGEQGSEQSLTSQEQALSAQHAAVINLAGVGSFMHSQAAAVTILAASNGYGSSSSTNSSATSSSAHRQPVKK is encoded by the exons aaattaagaagaaatgtGAACTTATTAGAGAAGCTTGTTATGCAAGAGACATTGTCATGTTTAGTGGTCAACCTATACCCGGGAAATGAGGGATATTCTCTGATgctcaggggaaaaaatggatCAG attctGAGACCATTCGACTGCCTTATGAAGAGGGAGAATTGCTTGAATACTTGGATGCAGAAGAATTACCTCCAATTTTGGTTGATCTCCTAGAAAAATCTCAG gttaatatttttcattgtggATGCGTCATAGCAGAAATACGTGACTATAGGCAGTCCAGTAACATGAAATCTCCTGGTTACCAAAGTAGGCACATTCTGTTACGTCCAACAATGCAG ACTTTAATCTGTGATGTACATTCAATAACAAGTGATAACCATAAGTGGACCCAG GAAGACAAACTTTTGCTTGAGAGCCAATTGATTCTGGCTACAGCGGAGCCGCTGTGTCTTGATCCTTCCATAGCTGTCACCTGCACTGCAAACAGACTGCTCTATAACAGGCAAAAGATGAACACACGCCCAATGAAACG ATGTTTCAAGAGATATTCCAGGTCCTCTCTGAATCGGCAACAGGATATGTCTCATGGTCCACCTCCTCCTCAGCTAAAATTACTTGATTTcttacaaaaaagaaaggaaagaaaagcaggtCAGCATTATGACCTCAAAATTTCTAAAGCAGGAAAT tgtgTAGATATGTGGAAACGGAGTCCCTGTAATTTGGCTGTACCTTCTGAGGTGGAT GTGGAAAAATATGCCAAAGTAGAAAAATCTATCAAGTCTGATGACTCACAACCAACAGTCTGGCCAGCCCAT GATGTAAAAGATGATTATATATTTGAATGTGAAGCTGGTAATCAGTATCAGAAAACAAAGCTGACCATTTTGCAGTCACTTGGTGATCCACTTTACTATGGTAAAATCCAGCCATGTAAAGAAGATGAGGAGAGTGACAGTCCGATGTCACCGTCCCA CTTCTCCACAGATGATCATTCAaattg GTTCGTTATTGGatcaaagactgatgctgagag AGTAGTCAATCAGTACCAGGAATTGGTCCAGAATGAAGCCAAATGTCCAGTGAAGATGTCACATAGCTCCAGTGGCTCAGCCAGCTTGAGTCAGCTTTCTCCAGGGAAAGAAACAGAA CAGCCTGAGACCGTGTCAGTTCAGTCTTCAGTACTGGGGAAGGGAGTGAAACATCGACCTCCACCCATCAAACTTCCCTCAACCTCAGGAAATAGTTCCTCAG GTAACTATTTTACACCACAACAGGCCAGCAGCTTTCTTAAATCTCCAACTCCTCCTCCTGCTTCTAAGCCACCAAGTCTTTCTCGGAAGTCATCCGTGGATCTTAATCAAGTTAGCATGCTTTCTCCAGCTGCCCTGTCACCTGCCAGTTCATCACAAA GATCTGGAACTCCTAAGCCATCTACTCCTACACCAACCCCTTCATCGACCCCACACCCTCCTGATGCTCAGAGCTCAACTCCTATTACCCCTTCAGCTACCCCTACTCCCCAAGATTCAGGCTTCACCCCTCAGCCCACTTTGTTAACTCAGTTTGCTCAGCAGCAAAAGTCTCTGAGCCAGGCAATGCCTGTAACGACCATTCCTCTTTCCACCATGGTAACATCTATAACTACAGGAACCACAGCCACCCAGGTCATGGCAAACTCTGCTGGACTTAACTTCATCAATGTAGTGGGCTCTGTTTG TGGAGCTCAAGCTTTGATGAGTGGTTCAAACCCTATGCTGGGCTGTAACACTGGTGCCATAACTCCTGCAGGAATAAACCTGAGTGGCCTTCTACCCTCAGGGGGTCTGCTACCAAATGCATTGCCGGGTGCAATGCAGACAGCCTCTCAAGCag GTGTTccatttggtttaaaaaatacttcaagtctcaggcccttaaatctactcCAG CTTCCAGGCGGCTCGCTCATTTTTAACACtctgcagcaacagcagcagcagcagctctcccaGTTTACACCGCAGCAGCCTCAGCCCCAGCAACCCACAACTTCTAGTCCTCAACAGCCTGGGGAGCAG ggttctgaacaaagttTGACCAGTCAAGAACAAGCCTTATCTGCTCAGCATGCTGCAGTTATTAACCTTGCCGGAGTAGGAAGCTTTATGCATTCACAGGCAGCTG CAGTTACGATTCTTGCAGCATCAAATGGctatggcagcagcagcagcacaaacaGCTCAGCTACATCGTCATCGGCACACAGGCAGCCAGTCAAAAAGTAA